A segment of the Sporomusaceae bacterium FL31 genome:
GAAATGGTATCATTTACTTTTAACGGACAGCAATTAGAGGGCATAGCAGGAGAGCCTATTGCGGCAGCTTTGCATGCAGCCGATATAAAAGTATTACGTCACAGTCATACTCATCATCGTCCCCGTGGCTTGTTTTGTGCAATCGGCAATTGTTCATCCTGTTTGATGACTGTTGATGGCATTCCGAACGTGCGGGTTTGTGTTGAACCTCTTCGTGCTAATATGTCAGTTGAAACGCAGGCCGGAAAGGGGAAGATCATAGGATGACAGAGATAGAAATTTTAGTTATTGGTGCCGGTCCTGCCGGTTTGATGGCAGCTATGCATGCTGCGGAAGCCGGAGCCAAAGTTCTCTTAATTGAAAGAGCCGACCGGTTAGGTGGACAATTAATTAAACAAACACATAAATTTTTTGGTTCAAAAGCTGAATATGCTGGTGAACGAGGAATTTATATTGCAGATAAACTGATTAATGCCTGTGAAGAAATGGCCAATATTACCATTTGGAAAAACACGCCAGTGCTAGGGATTTATCCCGATGGTATTGTTACTGTTTTATATCAGGACGAATTTTCTACAGTAAAGCCTAAGCAAATTATTATTGCTACCGGAGCCTCAGAAAAGACAATGGCTTTTCCTAACAATGATTTGCCTGGAATTTATGGAGCTGGTGCAGTCCAGACCCTGATGAATGTTCATGGTGTACTGCCAGCTAAACGCATTCTTATGGTAGGTGCAGGTAATATCGGAGTAATTGTTGCGTATCAACTCTTGCAAGCCGGTGTCGACGTTGCTGGCGTAGTAGAAGCTGGTCCGAAAGTTGGCGGATATCAAGTTCATGCGGCTAA
Coding sequences within it:
- a CDS encoding (2Fe-2S)-binding protein, which gives rise to MRIIDHPILHFDNKEMVSFTFNGQQLEGIAGEPIAAALHAADIKVLRHSHTHHRPRGLFCAIGNCSSCLMTVDGIPNVRVCVEPLRANMSVETQAGKGKIIG
- a CDS encoding pyridine nucleotide-disulfide oxidoreductase, which produces MTEIEILVIGAGPAGLMAAMHAAEAGAKVLLIERADRLGGQLIKQTHKFFGSKAEYAGERGIYIADKLINACEEMANITIWKNTPVLGIYPDGIVTVLYQDEFSTVKPKQIIIATGASEKTMAFPNNDLPGIYGAGAVQTLMNVHGVLPAKRILMVGAGNIGVIVAYQLLQAGVDVAGVVEAGPKVGGYQVHAAKLQRHGVPIYTSHSVKAAHGNPCLEGVTICKLDQDWQPVKGSEQYIEVDGLCLAVGLSPLTELLWQAGCEMKFVSELGGYVPLRDDNLKTTQDHIFVAGDVSGVEEASAAMVEGKIAGLHVASLLGYKKDDFNDDLELSREQLTALRSGPAGAKICSGLSKVIIKEVG